A genomic window from Proteobacteria bacterium CG1_02_64_396 includes:
- a CDS encoding DNA-binding response regulator, with protein sequence MRILVIEDDRETARFLTKGLRESGHVVDHAADGEDGLHLAREGDYDLLIVDRMLPGRDGLSVITALRQDGIEVPVLILSALGEVDDRVRGLRAGGDDYLTKPYAFAELLARLEVLARRRGSGGETKLKIADLEMDILSRTVKRSGTPILLQPKEFQLLEFLMRHAGQVVTRTMLLEKVWDYHFDPQTNVIDVHISRLRRKLDRDFSPPLLHTVRGAGYLLRDDSAHP encoded by the coding sequence ATGCGCATACTCGTTATCGAAGATGATCGTGAGACGGCTCGCTTCCTGACCAAAGGTTTGAGGGAGAGCGGCCATGTTGTCGACCATGCGGCCGACGGAGAAGACGGACTGCATCTGGCGCGGGAGGGGGACTACGATCTGCTCATCGTCGACCGGATGCTGCCGGGGCGCGATGGCCTGTCGGTCATTACCGCACTGCGCCAGGATGGGATCGAGGTTCCGGTCTTGATTCTGAGCGCCTTGGGGGAGGTCGACGACCGGGTGCGGGGTTTGCGGGCCGGGGGCGACGATTATCTGACCAAGCCCTACGCCTTTGCTGAACTGCTGGCCCGACTTGAGGTTCTGGCCCGGCGGCGGGGGAGCGGTGGAGAGACCAAACTCAAGATCGCCGACCTTGAGATGGATATTCTCTCGCGCACCGTCAAACGCTCGGGAACCCCTATTTTGCTTCAACCCAAGGAATTTCAGTTGTTGGAATTCCTCATGCGCCACGCCGGACAGGTGGTGACCCGCACCATGCTGCTTGAGAAGGTCTGGGACTACCACTTCGACCCCCAGACCAACGTTATCGACGTGCACATCAGCCGTCTGCGCCGCAAGCTCGACCGCGACTTTTCCCCCCCTTTGTTACACACCGTCCGGGGTGCCGGGTATTTGCTGCGCGATGATTCCGCGCATCCTTAA
- a CDS encoding Co2+/Mg2+ efflux protein ApaG has translation MSTEFNGRIEVQVVPHYLEDQSAPDENRFAFAYTVDIVNRGERGARLIDRHWVIVDGAGSTREVRGEGVVGEQPHLAPGQRFRYTSWVVIETPVGSMQGSYGMHDESGTRFEAPIPPFTLAVPGFLN, from the coding sequence ATGAGTACCGAATTCAACGGCCGCATCGAGGTTCAGGTTGTTCCCCACTACCTTGAAGACCAATCGGCCCCCGACGAAAACCGTTTCGCCTTTGCCTACACCGTCGACATCGTCAACCGGGGGGAGCGGGGTGCCCGCCTGATCGACCGCCATTGGGTCATCGTCGACGGCGCCGGGAGCACCCGCGAGGTGCGGGGCGAGGGGGTGGTGGGGGAGCAGCCTCATCTAGCGCCGGGCCAGCGGTTTCGCTACACCAGCTGGGTGGTGATCGAGACCCCGGTCGGCAGTATGCAGGGCAGCTACGGCATGCACGACGAATCGGGCACCCGCTTCGAAGCCCCCATTCCCCCGTTCACGTTGGCGGTTCCCGGTTTCTTGAACTAA
- a CDS encoding DNA-formamidopyrimidine glycosylase, which translates to MPELAEVEVTRRQLLPLLGLTVACAEKLSDKNLRLPLGKGDLGRLSGARLDAIDRRGKYLIWHFLGADGVPLEMVVHLGMSGKTLLDAADASPHDHLRWHWSQGATLTYRDVRRFGFVAVGDVGLGTEMTATMGPEPWDETWAAQVAAKAKKGSRSVKALLMDQSVAAGLGNIYVCEALFATGIHPETPAYKLKNKQIEALHEAVQGVLERAIAAGGSSIQDFKAAHGSPGYFQLELKVYGRAGEGCPACGEEIRAIKQQGRTTFFCARCQR; encoded by the coding sequence ATGCCCGAACTGGCCGAAGTCGAAGTCACCCGCCGCCAACTCCTGCCGCTGCTCGGATTGACCGTGGCTTGCGCCGAAAAGCTGAGCGACAAAAACCTGCGTCTGCCGCTGGGGAAGGGGGATTTGGGGCGGTTGAGCGGAGCCCGCCTCGACGCCATCGACCGCCGGGGCAAATACCTGATCTGGCACTTTTTGGGGGCCGATGGCGTGCCGCTTGAAATGGTGGTCCACCTGGGGATGAGCGGCAAAACCCTGCTTGATGCCGCCGATGCCAGCCCCCACGACCACCTGCGCTGGCATTGGTCGCAAGGGGCAACCCTGACCTACCGCGACGTGCGCCGCTTTGGCTTTGTGGCGGTGGGGGATGTGGGACTTGGGACCGAGATGACCGCCACGATGGGGCCGGAGCCGTGGGACGAAACCTGGGCCGCCCAGGTGGCGGCGAAAGCCAAGAAGGGGAGTCGCAGCGTCAAGGCGCTGCTGATGGATCAAAGCGTGGCGGCGGGGCTGGGGAACATCTACGTCTGCGAAGCCCTTTTTGCGACCGGCATCCACCCCGAAACCCCGGCCTACAAACTGAAGAACAAACAGATCGAGGCGCTGCACGAGGCGGTGCAAGGGGTGTTGGAGCGGGCCATTGCGGCGGGGGGCTCCTCGATCCAGGACTTCAAGGCGGCCCACGGTAGCCCCGGTTACTTCCAGCTCGAACTCAAGGTCTACGGGCGGGCGGGGGAGGGATGCCCGGCCTGTGGGGAGGAAATCCGGGCGATCAAGCAGCAGGGGCGCACCACCTTTTTTTGCGCCAGATGCCAGCGGTAG
- a CDS encoding type I glutamate--ammonia ligase: MSDAVSKVFDLIKEHDVKFVDFRFTDSRGKWQHISAPIHMLTEDTFVDGLGFDGSSIAGWCDIHNSDMLYIPDAGTAMIDPFFEAPTLVMTCDIRDPYTGEGYEKDPRAIAKRAMAYLQSTGVADTAYFGPESEFFLFDDVRFGADMGHVFFRIDSEEAAWNSAKEYESGNMGHRPGVKGGYFPVPPVDSSHEIRNAMCEVMGQVGLHVEYHHHEVATANQCEIDFRFDTLLQTADNLQWFKYVVHNVAHQFGRTATFMPKPMYGDNGSGMHVHQSLWKDGKPLFAGNGYAGLSELALFYIGGVIKHAKAINAFTNGSTNSYKRLVPHFEAPVLLAYSGRNRSASIRIPASGNPKGRRIEVRFPDSTANPYLAFSVMMMAGLDGILNRIDPGPAMDKNLYDLPAEEQANIPHVATSLTEALNALEADHDFLLQGGVFSKTTIDSYIALKREEEQKVRTVPHPVEYQLYYSV, from the coding sequence ATGTCCGACGCAGTCAGCAAGGTTTTTGATCTCATCAAGGAACACGACGTCAAGTTCGTCGACTTCCGCTTCACCGACAGCCGCGGCAAATGGCAGCACATCTCCGCCCCCATCCACATGCTCACCGAAGACACCTTCGTGGACGGTCTGGGATTCGACGGCTCCTCGATTGCCGGTTGGTGCGACATCCACAACTCCGACATGTTGTACATCCCCGATGCCGGCACCGCGATGATCGACCCCTTCTTCGAGGCCCCCACCCTGGTGATGACCTGCGACATTCGGGATCCCTACACCGGTGAAGGCTACGAGAAAGACCCTCGCGCCATCGCCAAGCGTGCCATGGCCTACCTGCAGTCGACCGGTGTGGCCGACACCGCCTACTTCGGCCCCGAGTCGGAGTTCTTCCTGTTCGACGACGTCCGGTTCGGTGCCGACATGGGCCACGTCTTCTTCCGCATCGACAGTGAAGAGGCGGCCTGGAACAGCGCCAAGGAGTACGAGTCGGGCAACATGGGTCACCGTCCCGGCGTCAAGGGTGGTTACTTCCCTGTGCCTCCGGTGGATTCGAGCCACGAGATCCGCAACGCCATGTGCGAGGTGATGGGTCAGGTCGGTCTGCACGTTGAGTACCACCACCACGAGGTCGCCACCGCCAACCAGTGCGAGATCGACTTCCGCTTCGACACCCTGCTGCAAACCGCCGACAACCTGCAATGGTTCAAGTATGTGGTGCACAACGTGGCCCATCAGTTTGGCCGCACCGCCACCTTCATGCCCAAACCCATGTACGGCGACAACGGTTCCGGCATGCACGTCCACCAGTCGCTGTGGAAAGACGGCAAGCCCCTGTTCGCCGGTAATGGCTACGCCGGGTTGTCCGAACTGGCGCTGTTCTACATCGGCGGCGTCATCAAACATGCCAAGGCGATCAACGCCTTCACCAATGGGTCGACCAACTCCTACAAGCGTCTGGTCCCCCATTTCGAGGCCCCAGTGCTGCTGGCCTACTCGGGTCGCAACCGCTCCGCCTCGATCCGCATTCCCGCCTCCGGCAACCCCAAGGGGCGTCGCATCGAGGTTCGCTTCCCCGACTCGACCGCCAACCCCTACTTGGCCTTCAGCGTCATGATGATGGCCGGTCTGGACGGTATCCTAAACCGGATCGATCCGGGCCCGGCGATGGACAAAAACCTCTACGACTTGCCTGCCGAAGAGCAAGCCAACATCCCCCACGTCGCCACTTCACTGACCGAGGCGCTCAACGCGCTGGAGGCCGACCACGACTTCCTGCTGCAGGGCGGCGTGTTCAGCAAGACCACCATCGACTCCTACATCGCCCTCAAGCGCGAAGAGGAGCAGAAGGTTCGCACCGTGCCTCACCCGGTCGAGTATCAGCTCTACTACTCGGTCTAA
- a CDS encoding transcriptional regulator (indirectly regulates nitrogen metabolism; at high nitrogen levels P-II prevents the phosphorylation of NR-I, the transcriptional activator of the glutamine synthetase gene (glnA); at low nitrogen levels P-II is uridylylated to form PII-UMP and interacts with an adenylyltransferase (GlnE) that activates GlnA) has protein sequence MKKVEAVIKPFKLDEVKEALSAIGVHGLTVTEVKGYGRQKGHTELYRGAEYVVDFLPKVKVEVVVSADQVDAALDAIAQAARTGKIGDGKIFVTAVERAVRIRTGEENEDAI, from the coding sequence GTGAAAAAGGTCGAAGCGGTCATCAAGCCTTTCAAACTCGACGAAGTGAAAGAGGCGCTCAGCGCCATCGGTGTCCACGGACTGACCGTGACCGAAGTTAAGGGGTATGGCCGCCAGAAAGGGCACACCGAGCTCTATCGCGGCGCCGAATATGTGGTCGATTTTCTGCCCAAGGTGAAGGTTGAGGTTGTGGTTTCGGCCGATCAGGTCGACGCGGCGCTCGACGCCATCGCCCAGGCAGCCCGGACCGGTAAGATCGGCGACGGCAAGATTTTTGTGACTGCAGTAGAGCGTGCCGTTCGCATTCGGACCGGCGAAGAGAACGAAGACGCCATCTGA
- a CDS encoding elongation factor 4 — protein sequence MVFETIRNFSIIAHIDHGKSTLADRLIEFTGSLEQRKMKAQVLDKLDLERERGITIKAQTVRLMYPAQDGKTYQLNLIDTPGHVDFTYEVSRSLAACEGALLVVDASQGVEAQTLANVYLALEHDLELIPVLNKIDLPAADPEGVAQQVEDLVGLSKEETIRASAKSGIGIRDILEAVIHRLPPPQGDLDASLKALILDSWFDPYVGTIMVVRVYDGRVAKGTKIKMMAAGGVFQVESVGIFTPESQVLAELKAGEVGFIIAGIKQVADCKVGDTVTRADRPTSEPCPGFAEAKPMVFAGLYPVDSAQYSDLREALEKLTLNDAALAWEPETSAALGFGFRVGFLGLLHMDVTQERLEREYNLELITTAPTVVYEVVLTDGTSIEVDNPADLPDPGRIDHILEPFITANIFLPKDYLGAVIALCEERRGIQKDLAFITETRVQLSYQLPFNEVVLDFFDRLKSITRGYASLDYEPLDFRPGDLVKLDILINGEPVDALSIIVHKDKAYYRGRELAAKMKELIPRQMFEIAIQASIGSRVVARETVKALRKNVLAKCYGGDISRKRKLLEKQKEGKKRMKQVGNVEIPQEAFLAVLQLGEDR from the coding sequence ATGGTTTTCGAAACCATCCGCAATTTCTCCATCATTGCCCACATCGACCACGGCAAATCGACCCTGGCCGACCGTTTGATCGAGTTCACCGGCTCGCTGGAACAACGCAAGATGAAGGCCCAGGTTCTCGATAAACTGGATCTGGAGCGGGAGCGGGGGATCACCATCAAGGCGCAGACCGTCCGGCTCATGTACCCCGCCCAGGACGGCAAGACCTACCAGCTCAACCTGATCGACACCCCCGGCCATGTCGACTTCACCTACGAGGTCAGCCGTTCGCTCGCCGCCTGCGAGGGGGCGCTGCTGGTGGTCGACGCCTCCCAGGGGGTCGAGGCTCAGACCCTGGCCAACGTCTACCTGGCGTTGGAGCACGATCTAGAGCTGATTCCGGTGCTCAATAAGATTGATCTGCCCGCAGCCGATCCCGAAGGGGTGGCCCAGCAGGTGGAGGATCTGGTCGGCCTGTCGAAGGAAGAGACAATCCGCGCCAGCGCCAAAAGCGGCATCGGCATTCGCGATATTTTAGAAGCGGTCATTCACCGCCTACCCCCCCCGCAAGGGGATCTCGATGCTTCGCTCAAGGCGTTGATCCTCGATTCTTGGTTTGATCCTTACGTCGGCACCATCATGGTGGTGCGGGTCTACGACGGCCGGGTCGCCAAGGGGACCAAGATCAAGATGATGGCGGCTGGGGGGGTGTTTCAGGTCGAGAGCGTTGGCATCTTTACCCCCGAATCCCAGGTTTTGGCCGAACTCAAGGCGGGTGAGGTCGGCTTCATTATCGCCGGGATCAAACAGGTGGCCGACTGTAAGGTGGGCGACACCGTCACCCGGGCCGACAGACCCACCAGCGAGCCTTGCCCCGGTTTTGCCGAGGCCAAGCCGATGGTTTTCGCCGGGCTCTACCCGGTCGATTCAGCCCAATACAGCGACCTGCGCGAGGCGCTTGAAAAACTGACCCTGAACGATGCGGCTCTGGCTTGGGAGCCGGAGACCTCGGCGGCGCTGGGGTTTGGTTTTCGGGTCGGCTTTTTGGGGCTGCTCCACATGGATGTCACCCAGGAGCGGCTGGAGCGGGAGTACAACCTTGAGCTGATTACCACCGCCCCCACCGTGGTCTACGAGGTGGTGTTGACCGACGGCACCAGCATCGAGGTCGACAATCCGGCCGATTTGCCCGATCCGGGGCGGATCGACCACATCCTGGAACCCTTCATCACCGCCAATATCTTCCTGCCCAAGGATTACCTGGGGGCGGTGATTGCTCTGTGCGAAGAGCGGCGAGGCATCCAAAAAGACCTTGCCTTCATCACCGAAACCCGGGTGCAACTCAGTTACCAGTTGCCCTTCAACGAGGTGGTCCTCGATTTCTTCGACCGGCTGAAATCGATCACCCGTGGTTACGCCAGTCTCGATTACGAACCCCTCGATTTTCGTCCCGGCGATCTGGTTAAACTCGACATTCTTATCAACGGCGAGCCGGTCGACGCCCTGTCGATCATCGTCCATAAAGACAAGGCCTATTACCGAGGCCGCGAGCTGGCTGCCAAGATGAAGGAGCTGATCCCCCGGCAGATGTTTGAGATCGCCATTCAGGCGAGCATAGGCAGCCGGGTGGTAGCCCGCGAGACGGTGAAGGCACTGCGCAAAAACGTGTTGGCCAAGTGCTATGGCGGCGATATTTCGCGCAAGCGCAAGCTGCTTGAAAAGCAGAAAGAAGGCAAAAAGCGGATGAAGCAGGTGGGGAACGTCGAAATTCCTCAAGAGGCCTTCCTGGCCGTCCTTCAACTTGGGGAGGATCGTTGA
- a CDS encoding signal peptidase I, with protein sequence MDWIVLLIAIVVVAATWLAVDRIARALRRPDRHKSFDWIEALLVAGMIALAIRTFLVEPFRIPSGSMIPTLLVGDYIFVNKHSYGLRVPFTDTWLLDDHQPQRGEVIVFRYPREPDKDFIKRIVGLPGDTVEYRNKRVYVNGQEVGANPSGHFRYLDHYGRPIDTASFQEALPEAAPHTLILNPKAFADDRGPFHVPPDHFFVMGDNRDDSNDSRYWGFVPKANLIGRAEMVGWSWDHLDGGLRTDRFFVPIK encoded by the coding sequence ATGGACTGGATCGTACTGTTGATCGCCATCGTTGTGGTGGCTGCGACATGGCTGGCCGTCGACCGCATCGCCAGGGCGTTGCGCCGCCCCGACCGGCACAAATCCTTCGATTGGATCGAGGCGCTGCTGGTGGCCGGGATGATCGCCCTGGCGATCCGTACCTTTTTGGTCGAACCCTTCCGCATCCCCTCCGGATCGATGATTCCCACCCTGCTGGTGGGGGACTACATCTTCGTCAACAAGCACTCCTACGGCTTGCGGGTTCCCTTCACCGACACCTGGTTGCTCGACGATCACCAGCCCCAGCGGGGCGAGGTCATCGTTTTTCGCTACCCGCGCGAGCCCGACAAAGACTTCATCAAGCGGATCGTCGGCCTGCCGGGCGACACGGTCGAATACCGCAACAAACGGGTCTATGTGAACGGGCAAGAGGTCGGCGCCAACCCGAGCGGCCACTTCCGCTACCTCGATCATTACGGCCGCCCCATCGACACCGCCTCTTTTCAAGAGGCTCTGCCCGAGGCGGCGCCCCATACCTTGATCCTCAATCCCAAGGCGTTTGCCGACGACCGCGGCCCCTTCCATGTCCCCCCCGACCACTTTTTCGTTATGGGTGACAACCGGGACGACTCCAACGATTCGCGCTATTGGGGTTTTGTCCCCAAAGCCAACCTGATCGGTCGGGCCGAGATGGTTGGGTGGTCGTGGGATCACCTGGATGGGGGGTTGCGTACCGACCGCTTTTTCGTCCCCATCAAGTGA
- a CDS encoding ribonuclease III, translating into MATPRIDPAGFHNPALFRQAVTHRSAENLPHNERLEFLGDAILNTTIAEALYRVEPPIAEGAMSRMRAQLVCRETLAEIAREVGMGPHLVLGPTEEHDKGRYKPSILADALEAYLAAVRIDRDLATAQGLILAWWGERLQPAALARLVKDPKTQLQEWLQGQGRPLPEYRIEQPGGSDHKPLFRASVWIDGAEVAQATAGSKRNAQQEAARLALELIEGHS; encoded by the coding sequence ATGGCGACCCCCCGTATCGATCCTGCGGGTTTCCACAATCCGGCCTTGTTTCGCCAGGCGGTGACCCACCGCTCCGCCGAAAATCTGCCCCACAACGAGCGGCTTGAGTTCCTGGGAGATGCGATACTCAACACCACCATTGCCGAGGCGCTCTACCGGGTCGAGCCCCCCATCGCCGAGGGGGCGATGTCGCGGATGCGGGCCCAGTTGGTCTGCCGCGAAACCCTGGCCGAAATTGCCCGCGAGGTCGGCATGGGGCCTCATTTGGTGCTCGGGCCGACCGAAGAGCACGACAAAGGGCGGTACAAACCTTCGATTCTGGCCGATGCCTTAGAGGCCTACCTTGCCGCCGTGCGGATCGACCGCGATTTGGCCACCGCACAAGGGTTGATTCTGGCCTGGTGGGGCGAACGGTTGCAGCCCGCCGCCCTGGCCAGGCTGGTGAAGGACCCCAAAACCCAATTGCAGGAATGGCTCCAGGGGCAGGGGCGCCCCCTGCCCGAATACCGGATCGAGCAACCGGGGGGGAGCGATCACAAACCGCTCTTTCGCGCTTCGGTCTGGATCGACGGGGCCGAGGTGGCCCAGGCGACTGCCGGCAGCAAACGCAATGCCCAACAAGAGGCGGCCCGGTTGGCGCTGGAACTGATCGAAGGCCACTCATGA